The genomic region CGGTAAAATTGACGAATCCTTCTTATTTTCTATCAACTCATTCATCGCCACATCAATTTCATTATTGACTTGAACAAAATCACGCACAGGCGAGGAATTTGTCTCGTTAGGAATAACTTTCTCGACCAGATTGTCCCTTGGAGTAGAATCTTCCAAAATCGGTACAGAGTTTATATCGTTTTCATTTCCTATATAGCTATCTTTCTTTTTAGGTAATTCTCTCGGCAATTCATCCTCTTTATCAACAGCCGGAGCTTGATTCTCAGAAGACACATCTTCTTTATGAATGTCTACTTTTTCATTGATGTCTTCCGAATCCACCAAGTTAATTTGATTAATCGCCTCAGTCTCGTCCGGATCTTCGTTAATTTTCGGCGGGATATTTTCTTTGATTATTTTCGCGCTTGGAATATTTTCCGACGACACACTCTCACTATCCAAACATTCATCATCCGTCGGTTTGTTCGCCTCATTACTTTCCGCCGATACGCGCATCGACGCATCATCATCGCTCACTTCCGACTTAACCGCAGGTTTTTCTGATGGACTATCTTTTTCAATCGACTCGGATGCCTTCTCTTCGTTATCAGCACTGACATATCCAGCAACAACAAAACCACAACCATCCTTCTCCATTAAGTCAGCTAAATAACTCTCTGGCTCTTTTGCTGCCAGACGCAAATTCTCTTCCGCAAAATTTCGCATTCTTAGTATTGGACAGTTTCCCGCCGCAGCGCAACTGTCGCACGCTGCGCTGGCTACGTTTTGGCAAATTTCCGATCGTCTTTCAGCGTCCAAACATTTTTCTGTTGCTTCCACTTCACTTTCTTCGGCAAATGACGTATCAATTTTCTCGCCGCTAGCAACCGCTTCTACCAAATTTAATTCAGCCGCATCATCATCAATTTCTGAAGATAAATCCTGAAAATTAGCATCACCATTCAACGCCGAAAAAACATTAAAATCGCCCGCTCCATTTGCCAAACCTTCGTTCATTGCTCAAAAAAAGTCTCTGTTGAAATTTTCAATTCGCTTACACCAGCGGCGGATAATTTTTGCCAAACATCTCTAACAAACGGCAAACTTCCACAGACCAAAAAATGCGCATCTTCTGGTGTTTCGTGAACAATTTTTTCTACATTAAATCGACCGTTAAACCAACCGTCTTTTTCTTCAACTTGCTGGCGAGTACTGAACTTCTTCACTTTAATATTTGATGCCGCTAGCTCATTTTCAAAAACCATATATTCTGGCGATTTTTGGCTAAAATATAAAAACGTCGGCTGGCTAGAATTTGCCATAACGCTCCAAATTGGACTAAGTCCACAGCCCGCAGCAATTCCGACCAAAGGACTTTCTGTTTGCGGATTGAAATCGCCATAAGCGTGGCTAATTTGTAATTTATCGCCAACATTCCGTGAACATAAATAGCTAGAAAATTCACCACCAACATTCTTCACGGTAATTGACATTAGCTCATCGTCAGGGGTAGAAGAAATGCTATAAGCCTTCCCTTCACGCACGCTACTACCATCAATAAAAACCGTAATATATTGTCCGGCGGTAAAGTCGAACGGTCGCGCAAAATATAACGTCTTCACCTCAGGATTTTCCTGACGGACGCGCACAATTTCAACCTCTAATGAATCACACATTCTCCAACGTACCTTTCCATTATTTTCTGAGCTTCTCTAAATTCTTCGTCAGTAAAAGTGTGGTAATTCGCAAACTTTGGACTAATTATCGTGCCAGTGCGAAAATGTTGCAAGGCAAATCTCTTCGCGCCCTTAACTAGCTCGCCAATCTTCTCAAAATCGCTGACTTCCAATTGCTCGCGGACAATTGTCGTACGGAATTCGTGATCAATTCCCGAATCAATCATCAACCGAACATTCTCCTTGATCGCTTCCAAATCAATCGGTCGTGCCGCAATTTCAACATATTTTTCCAGCGGACCTTTTACATCCATCGCAATAAAGTCAATCAGCCCTTCTTCGACCATTCCGCGAACTATATCTGGATGCGTGCCG from Candidatus Nanosynbacter sp. HMT-352 harbors:
- a CDS encoding ferredoxin--NADP reductase encodes the protein MCDSLEVEIVRVRQENPEVKTLYFARPFDFTAGQYITVFIDGSSVREGKAYSISSTPDDELMSITVKNVGGEFSSYLCSRNVGDKLQISHAYGDFNPQTESPLVGIAAGCGLSPIWSVMANSSQPTFLYFSQKSPEYMVFENELAASNIKVKKFSTRQQVEEKDGWFNGRFNVEKIVHETPEDAHFLVCGSLPFVRDVWQKLSAAGVSELKISTETFFEQ
- a CDS encoding anaerobic ribonucleoside-triphosphate reductase activating protein; translated protein: MTMPPNTSDLAPSRQLKVSIGGIQKLSLVDYPGHVAAALFLSGCNMRCGYCHNPELVLPERLAPSIPVDEVMIFLKSRVGRLDGVVISGGEPTVNEDLPELCRMIKKLGFDIKLDTNGTHPDIVRGMVEEGLIDFIAMDVKGPLEKYVEIAARPIDLEAIKENVRLMIDSGIDHEFRTTIVREQLEVSDFEKIGELVKGAKRFALQHFRTGTIISPKFANYHTFTDEEFREAQKIMERYVGECVIH